In one window of Cytophagaceae bacterium ABcell3 DNA:
- a CDS encoding WYL domain-containing protein — protein MPVNRNALIRYTTIDNCLRNRYRKWTLDDLIEACSEALYEYEGIDKGISRRTIQMDIQVMRSDKLGYNAPIVVTDKKYYSYEDREYSITNIPLTTQDLNKLTEVTEILKQFRGFSHFRELSGMVQRLEDKVHAARTNNKPVIDFEKNEHLKGLDFIDEVYKAIVNKKCLEITYQSFKARNASTILFHPYLLKEFRNRWFVLGMHKKSKPLINLALDRILEIHPSDHAYLECTGKDLRNYYKDVVGVSVNEYGNPENVVLFFDNSNAPYVLTKPIHHSQQLLEKLPHGIIVSLQVQINFELEREILGFGDSLRVISPEKLKRRIKSKLIHAIDLYNSDLETKGIRNSLKQVQYKGTAVLQNVYTRRETSRMKTLIGEYLKSNIQDSPPVYAIRQLLTKIPELLPHILNPNLQKILSETGERFFISKAIYFDKPPQSNWYVTWHQDNTINVKEKKEVCGFYGWTKKGNVISVCPPEDILKKTLTIRIHLDETNENNGGLKVIPGSHNKRLSDSEINVITQSTLPMNVELDTGGIHLMRPLLLHSSAKVTNQKQRRVIHIEFSTVNLPEGLEWAEKQEV, from the coding sequence ATGCCGGTAAACCGCAATGCTCTCATACGCTACACCACCATTGACAACTGCCTGCGGAACAGGTACAGAAAATGGACGCTTGACGACCTGATCGAAGCTTGCTCGGAGGCACTTTATGAATATGAAGGCATAGATAAGGGTATCAGCCGGCGCACCATACAGATGGACATCCAGGTGATGCGCAGTGATAAGCTTGGCTATAATGCCCCTATCGTTGTCACGGACAAAAAATACTACTCGTATGAAGACCGGGAATATTCTATCACCAATATCCCCCTTACAACGCAGGACCTGAACAAGCTGACGGAAGTTACGGAAATCCTGAAACAGTTCCGTGGCTTCAGCCATTTCCGCGAACTGAGCGGTATGGTGCAGCGGCTGGAAGACAAGGTGCATGCTGCTAGAACCAACAATAAACCGGTCATTGATTTTGAGAAAAACGAGCACCTCAAAGGGCTTGACTTTATTGATGAGGTGTATAAAGCCATCGTTAACAAAAAATGTCTGGAAATTACTTACCAGTCTTTCAAAGCCAGAAACGCAAGCACAATTCTTTTTCACCCTTACCTGCTGAAGGAGTTCCGTAACCGCTGGTTTGTTCTGGGCATGCACAAAAAAAGTAAGCCCCTGATAAACCTGGCACTTGACAGGATACTGGAAATACATCCTTCTGACCATGCATATTTGGAATGTACCGGAAAAGATCTCCGGAATTATTATAAAGATGTGGTTGGTGTTTCTGTCAACGAATATGGAAATCCGGAAAATGTGGTTCTTTTCTTTGACAATAGCAATGCACCTTATGTCCTCACCAAGCCTATCCATCACAGCCAGCAATTGCTGGAAAAACTTCCTCATGGAATAATTGTATCTTTGCAGGTACAGATAAATTTTGAGTTAGAGCGGGAAATTCTCGGGTTTGGTGACAGTTTGCGTGTAATAAGTCCTGAGAAACTGAAAAGGCGAATTAAAAGTAAACTGATCCACGCTATAGATTTATACAATTCAGATTTGGAAACAAAAGGAATAAGAAACAGCCTGAAACAGGTGCAATATAAAGGGACAGCCGTATTGCAAAATGTGTATACCCGTAGGGAAACTAGCAGAATGAAAACCCTTATCGGGGAGTATTTGAAAAGCAACATACAAGATTCTCCACCGGTTTATGCTATCAGGCAATTGCTGACCAAAATTCCGGAGCTGTTGCCTCACATTCTTAATCCTAACCTTCAAAAGATATTGTCTGAAACAGGCGAGCGGTTCTTTATATCCAAGGCTATCTATTTTGACAAGCCGCCACAGTCCAACTGGTATGTAACCTGGCACCAAGACAACACAATTAATGTAAAGGAAAAAAAAGAAGTCTGCGGCTTTTACGGGTGGACTAAAAAAGGCAATGTGATAAGCGTGTGTCCGCCGGAGGACATCCTGAAGAAAACCCTGACCATCCGGATTCACTTAGATGAGACCAATGAAAACAATGGAGGCCTGAAGGTAATTCCAGGATCTCACAACAAAAGGCTTAGCGATTCAGAAATAAATGTGATTACTCAAAGCACCCTGCCGATGAATGTTGAGCTGGATACCGGAGGCATTCACCTGATGCGGCCACTCTTGTTGCATTCATCTGCCAAAGTCACCAATCAGAAACAACGTAGGGTTATTCACATCGAATTTAGTACCGTGAATCTGCCGGAGGGATTGGAGTGGGCGGAGAAACAGGAGGTGTAA